Within the Vagococcus carniphilus genome, the region GTAATGAGTAAGATAATCATTAAAGGATTTTCCAGTATATTTTTTCATTTGTTTACTCAAATAGGAGCTATCTACAAATAATTGATTTGAAACATTGGTTAAATTCAAATCTTTATTAGCATAATGCTCTTTAATAATATTGATAACAGAAACGCATAGAGGAGAAACTAAAGGAAGCTCTTCATTTTTAGAAATTCTTTTTTCAGAGGTTAGCTCTTCTTCAATTTTATGAAGTAGATGTTTAACGTCTGAAGGAGCAAGTGGTTTCAGTAGATAATCAAAGACTTTTAAATGAATAGCTTGTCTAGCATAATTGAAGTCATTGTAACCACTAATAACAACAATCAAAGACTCCGGATAGATAACTTTAATTTTTTTAATTAAATCTAAACCGTTCATATCAGGTAAATTAATATCAACAAAAAAAACATCAATCTTTTCCTTCTCATCTATGAGAGTCAATACGTCTTTTGCAGTAGCAGCAATAAATATAGAAGTAAATAAAGTCGTGTTTTTTTCAATTACTTTTTTGAAACCTTTACTAAAAATCGGTTCATCATCAATAATGAGTAGATTCATTTTGAAACTCTCCTTTTGGCAATATTATTTGAACAACACATTCTTCATTTTCAACAAAGAAACGCATGTTGATTTGATTAGAAAAAGCATACATCAATTGCGTATAGACTCCGTATAAACCAAAACCAACTAAGTCTTTTTGGCTATCATCTTTTTCCAAAAATTGAGAAATCTCTAGTATTTTTTCCTCAGAAGGCATGATACCAGTATTTCGTATTTGAATAATAGTTGTATCAGATTCGTCAAAAGCAATTAAACTAATCCTTTGTTTATCAGTTGATAATGGACGAATGCCGTGATAAATAGCATTTTCAACTAACGGTTGAAGAATGAAGTTAGGTAATTTTAAGTCGTTGAGTTCATCCTGATAGTCGACTATTAGTTCAATATTTTTTTCATAGCGAATATTTTGAATAGTTAAGTAACTTTTTAAGTGTTCTGTCTCGTTAAAAAAGGTTGACCAAGTATCGCCATTGTTTAAACCTACTCTGAAGTAAGTACTAAGAGCCTCGATCATTTCTTCCATCTTTTCTAATTCCCCAGTTTGAGCTAACCATTGAACGGCATTTAATGTATTATACAAAAAATGTGGTTTAACTTGTTCTTGGAGTAATCTAACGTTTCGTGCGATACTTTCTTCTTCAAATCGATACAATTCTTGTAACATTTGATTAAACTCATCAGAGAGTTCTCCAATCTCGTCATTTCGCGTAATGGTTGAGCGGATGTTTTGGTCTCCTTTTCCAACGCGTTTCATTGTCTTGTTGAGAGCTTCAATGGGTTTAATAAAAGCATCCAGTTGAAAAAGAAAGAAAATAAAAATGGTTCCAGCTAAAATGAGAAATAGCCAAATCATAATTTTCTGAACATGGATTCCTGTTCTTAATAAGTTCTTTTGTGTTGTTTGATAAACAAGTTGCCACTCGGGTAAAAGAGGCAAACTGCTTTTAAATGATAAGAGTTGATTAGTTGATTGTGCTCTTTCATCATGTTGGTTAACTAAAGTTCCTGTTCCATCATAAATTTCAATCTCTTCAGCCATTTCTTGCATCTTATTAACATTTACAGCGGCTGCAATATAAGCAATGTTATCTGAGGTAACATGTGGTAAACGGTACAGAATAATAATAATATCTTGTTTAGCTTCTTTAGAATGAAGAGCGTTACTAATGGTGTATTCTAAAGAAGTATTTTTTATTTTTTGAAAGTAAGGGCGATCAGTTATTAAAAAAGAGGGTGTAATCCAGGAATAAGAAGTGCCATCTTCTGAGACAAGGCGAATAGATTCGTAAATACCTGACTGCCGATTTTCTAGTGCTTTTGTTTCTTGAAATAATTCATCCTTTGAGAGGTGGTGTCTACTACTATAGTCTGCTAAGGTAGCTACCTCACTAATTCTTTCTGAAAACCAAGCATTGATTTCCCTAGCTTTATTATCAACTGTTTGTTGGGTCATTTGAGAGTTAACAGGTAGTAAAGAACGTGTGATTTCATAATGGATAGCAGTAAAAAGGATAAGGAATAAAAAAATAAAGACTAAACTTAAACTGAGAAAAACTTTTTTCTTAATTGTTTTCATGAATAATCCACCTTTTGATAGTGAAAAAAGTAACAATAGACTGATTTATGCAAAAAGAGACTGATTTGTTTACAGACAAAAGAAATGATTGTTATATAATTCACATTGTAATGAGACTTATTAGTCGTCTCACAAGTATATCATGTATGGGGGAGAAAAAAGATGAAAAAGTTTGCTAGAAGTTTAACGACTATTCTAGCCTTAGGGTTACTTGCTTCATGTGGTGCTAAAAGTAGCACAGGAGATGGAACTTATGAAGGTAAAGGAAATGGGAAACACGGAGACATTAAGGTTGAAGTGACACTAAAGGATAGCAAGATTGATAAAATTAAAGTGAAAGAGCATGGTGAAAACAAAGTATTAGCAGAACCTGTTTATGATGAATTACAAGAAACGATTGTTGCTAAAAATTCACCAGAAGTTGATGTGGTGACAGGCTCTACTGCAACTAGTGAAGGCTATATCGAAGCTGTAGAAGATGCGATTAAAAAAGCTGGTGTAACACTGGTTGCAAGTAAAAATACTGGAAAAAAACAAGAAAAAGAAAAAGAGTTACAAGAATTTGATGTTGTAGTAGTCGGTTCTGGTGGAGCTGGTTTCAGTGCAGCGATTGAAGCTAAAGAAGCCGGAAAATCAGTAGTTATCATAGAGAAGATGCCTGCTGTAGGTGGAAATACGTTAATTTCCGGAGCAGAAATGAATGTACCTAATAACTGGGTACAAAAGAAATTAGGTATCAAAGGGGATTCTCCTGAAAAAATGGCAGAGGATACAATCAAAGGTGGAGATAAATTAGGCGATCCACATATGATTGAAGTGATGACAAAAAATGCTTTGCCAGCTGCTGAATGGTTAAAAGATGATATTAAAGTTGAATTTTTAGATGATCAATTATTCCAATTTGGTGGACATTCTTATAAACGTGCTCTAATACCTAAGGGGCACACTGGTCAAGAAGTTATTACTAAATTTAGAGCAAAAGCTGATGAATTAAAAATCCCAATTAAATTAAACACAACAGCAACAGAATTGATTCAAGATGATAATAAAAAAGTAACAGGTGTCAAAGCTACCAATAAAAAAGACCAAACAATCTCTTATATGGCTAAAGATGGTGTTGTTTTAACAACAGGTGGATTTGGTTCGAATGTTGAAATGCGTAAAAAATATAACAAAAAAATGGATGAAAGTTATATGTCTACTGTAACTGAAGGTTCTACAGGTGACGGTATTGTAATGGCTGAAAAAATTGGAGCGGACTTAACGAATATGGATAGTATTCAAACTTATCCAATTTGTAATCCTAAAACAGGAGTTATCTCTTTATTAGCTGATACTCGTTTTGATGGAGCTATTTTAGTTAATCAAGAAGGTAAACGTTTTGTTGAGGAATTAGAACGTCGTGATGTTATTTCTAACGCTATTTTAGAACAAACAGGCGGCTATACGTATCAATTATGGAATGATAAAATTAACGATATTTCAGGAACGATGGAAGTTCACGAAGCTGAATACAATGAATTATTAAAACAAAAAATGATTGTTAAAGCTGATACATTAGAAGAAGCAGCGAAGTTCTTTGATATTGATGTGAAGAACTTAGAAGAAACGGTTAAAAAAGTAAATCAATATGCCAAAGAGGGTAAAGACAAAGACTTTAATCACCGCGGTAAATTAGTTTCTTTAGATAAGGGTCCATACTATATTGAAAAAGCAGTTCCTTCAGTACATCATACAATGGGTGGATTAGTGATCAACGATAAAACGGAAGTACTAGATAAAGATGGTAAAGCAATTGATGGTCTTTATGCAGCAGGTGAATTAACAGGAGTGATTCACGGAAGTAACCGTCTGGGTGGTAATGCTATTACTGATATTATTGTCTTTGGACGCATTGCAGGACAAGAAGTAGCAAAATAAAATAGATTATTTTATCTTTTAGAAAGAGATTGTGAGTTAAAGTTTTATACTTAGCTCACAGTCTTTTCTTTTTCATCTAAACCCCAAAGAATGATAATAATTTGTTCATATTTTTATCATACTTCGAAGCTATTATATAAGCATACCAACAAAACAAACAACCCTAACAAACTTTTTCATTATATTTACTCCTCCAAAGTAAATAACTCCTTTTTTCTACCAATCGTATGATTGGTATTTTTTTTGTTAGAAGAAAAAGAGTTATTGTTAAAGCAATTATCACTATCATGGTAAAATAATAGTGAGCAATGGGGAAAATAAAGAGTAGAGGAGAATGTCTATGCCAATTAAAAGTGACAATCCTTATATTCCACAACCCGCAGAACCTGTAGATGATATGATCAAGGAAGCTAAAAAAGAATTTGTGATTACGGAATCTTTCCATGACGAATTAGAACAAGAAGGATTGAAAACGAAAAAGCATCGTATTATTTTGCCAGATGAAAAAGAAAATAAATAAAACCCAGTAGTTGAGATTCTTTAAGTCTCAACTATTGGGTTTTTGGATGTTAATCAAAAATCATCAAAGGGGCTTCATTTTCTGATTTTTGTTCTTGCTCCGATTCTAAAATAAAAGGAGATAGAACGAGAATAATTTGCTTATTCAAAGTAATTTTAACTTTATTAATAAAATGAGGCATTGAAAGAATATCAACAGAATCTTCGGTGACATGTAACAATAAAGTTTGAAGGTCACCAAAGGAGTTTTCATTATATAGAATACCCACCATATCATTTTTATTAGTTAAAGCAACAAGTTTTTCAGAAGGTAGTTGAAGGGTCCAACCGTGAATAATTTCTTCTTTAATCATACAAATTCCACCTCTCATGTTTTATTTATAGTAACATAAAAGTGTTTAGATTAATATTTATTAAGAGATGTACCAATCATGAAAGATAGCGTAAAATATTTTGTGTAAATAGAAATTTTAGGTAGATAAAAAGAAAGTCCATTCTGTAAAATTAAAGTTACCACAACCGAAATTTTATAGGAGGACTTTCTCATGACTAATTTTACTACAGAAATTATGGAAACACTAATCAATAAAGGTGATTTGGATGACTTATTCCGTCGTCATCTAGAATTAGCTATCAATACACTGCTACAAGCTGAATTAACGGCTTTTCTTGATTATGAGAAATATGATCGCACTGGTTTTAATTCAGGTAATTCCCGAAATGGGAATTATTCTCGTTCATTTAAAACAGAGTATGGAGAATTAAATTTGGCAATTCCTAGAGATAGAAATGGAGAGTTTTCTCAACAAACGTTGCCTGCTTATAAAAGAAGTAACGACTCTTTAGAAACCACCATTATCCAATTATTTCAAAAAGGAATCACTATGTCTGAAATCTCTGAGTTGATTGAAAAAATGTATGGTCATTACTATACACCACAAACCATTTCCAATATCACTCAAATAGTATCTGAAGATGTTGTTGCTTTTAAAGAAAGGTCCTTAGAATCCCAATACTCAATCATTTTTATGGATGCTACTCACATTCCTTTAAAAAGACAAACTGTCTCAAAAGAAGCTGTATATATTGTCATAGGTATCCGACTGGATGGGACCAAAGAGGTTCTTGGGTTTAGTATTGCTCCAACTGAGTCTTCGTATGTTTGGAAAGAAATACTTCAAGACCTAAAAGACCGTGGTTTAGAAGAGGTTTTATTAGTCGTAACTGATGGTTTAAGCGGCATTGACGATAGTATCCATAGTATTTATCCAAATGCTCAATTTCAACAATGTTGTGTCCATATCTCTAGAAATATTGCTCATAAGGTTCGTGTTAGTGATCGACAAGAAGTCTGTAATGATTTTAAATTGGTTTATCAAGCAGCTTCAAAAGAAGAAGCTATGAATCAAATAAGTTTTATGATAGATAAATGGAAAAAGCAGTATCCACGAGTAGTTAAATTACTCATGAATCCTGCTATATTAACCTTTTATAATTTTCCTCCATCAATCAGAAGAACCATTTATTCAACTAACTTGATTGAAGGTTTTAACAAACAATTAAAGAAATATACAAAAAGAAAAGAACAATTCCCTAATGAAGAATCTCTAGAGAGATTCTTAGTTTCTCAATTCAACAACTATAATCAGAAATTTTTGTGTCGGATTCATAAAGGTTTTAAAGAAATACAAGATACATTAGAATCAATGTTTTAACTTAACCGACAGAATGGTTTTTTCCATTTACACATAATTCTTGACGCAACCTCATGAAAACTCATGTTCTTTTAAGATATAATAAAGGTATTCAAAGTAAAAATAGAATGTTTTTGGGGGAATTATAATGGAATTTTATACGTATCAATATTTTGTCAATCAATCAGGTCAAAGTCATCTGATGAAGTATATTATATTTGTCAGTTTGTTAGCATTATTACTTCTTGTGATTTTAAAAAAATTCCGAAGTCGGGATAAAATGAAGTACCGGGATTTGATTATTTTAGTTTCTTTAGCAATTGTATTCATGGCTGGTATGCAAGTAAATGAGTATGAGGTTGGTAAGAATGATCGAAATAATTCATTTCAAATGGTAAATTTTTTAGATAATATCAGTGAGAACCAAAAAAAAGAACCTAAAGAGTTAGCTGTGAATTCTAAATATGTTAAAGATGAGATGCTAATAAAAATTGATAATACTTACTATCAAATTAATATGAATGCTGATTTGTCTTCTTTTAAATTAGAAGAAACATATTTATTGAATGTGGATCAAGTCAAAATGGTGGAGGAGTAAATATGAAAGAGTATTTAGAAATAGGTATAAAGTTATCAATTGGATTAATTTCTTTAATTTTTCAAATGAACTTATTAGGAAAAAGTAATTTGGCACCAACCTCTAGTTTGGATCAATTACAAAATTTCGTGTTAGGGGGAATTATTGGGGGAATGATTTATAATAGTCAGATTTCTGTTCTTCAATTTTTTCTTGTTCTGATTATTTGGACATTTCTTGTGACATTAATTAAGTACTTAAAGGAAAATGTCAGCTTTGTTAAAAAATTAATTGATGGTCAACCAGTTATATTAATTAAAAATGGAGAAGTCATAGTGGAAAATTGTGCTAAAAAAGGTATATCTGCTAGTGATTTGATGTTCAAATTAAGAGCTTCGAATGTTTATGATACAAGACAAGTTAAACGAGCTATACAAGAACAAAATGGCCAATTAACGATTATTCTGTATGGGGAAGAACTAGTTCGCTATCCTCTCATAACAAATGGATTTGTTGATGAGGATATGTTAGAAACGTTTGAAAAAGATAGAGAGTGGTTAGACAAAGAGTTAGAAAAAAAGAATACAGAATTATCTAATGTTTATCTTGGAGAATATAATAATGGTAATTTGTATTTGAGTTTGTATGAAAAGGCAAAAAAATAGTTTATTCTTAAATATTTTCGTTATAAAATACGAAGGTAAAATAAACGAAAGAAAAATATTTGTTTTATTTCATTTATATGGAAACGTGATAAGGAAGAGGTCTTTTACCTCTTTTTTTTATTCTTATTTTTTATTAAATGTATTTTTTTAAAGGTAAAAAATAATTTAATTTACTTATAATTGAAGTTAGTTTTTAAGATGATATAATTAAGATGTGTTTTCAACACGATTCATCATATGAATATAATTAAAAATTCTAATAAAAAATAAGGAGAGAGATGCATGAAAAAAGTAAAATTAACAACAGTAACATTAGCTTTATTGGCAGGAACGGTAGTAGCACCTGTCGTATCAACTACAGTAAGGGCTGAGGAAGCAAATAAGGTAGCCCAAGTTGATGAAAATAAAAAAGAAGTAGAAGGTGAAAAGACACTTACTAGTGAACAACCAAATACTCAATTAGATCAAAAGAAAGAAGAACCAAAACAAGATACAACAACTCCTAAAGCTGTTGAAAAAACAGAATTAGAAAAAGCCAAAGAAGCGGCAATAGCAGACGCTCAAATGCTATTAGGTATGAATTATATTTCAGAAGAAGAATTTATGAGAATTGATATGGGAGTTGCAAATGCAACAACAGTTGAGGAAGTAAAAGCAGTTGTAAATGGAACAACAAAACCAACAAAACCAACGGATCCAGTAAAACCAGCTGAAAAAACAGAATTAGAAAAAGCCAAAGAAGCAGCAATGGCAGATGCAAAAATGCAATTAGACATGGATTATATTTCATATGAAGAATATATGCGAATCGATATGGCAGTTGCAAATGCAACAACAGTTGAAGCAGTTAATGAGATTATTAAGCCAGCAAAACCAACTGAACCAGTGAAACCAGTTGAAAAAACAGAACTAGAAAAAGCTAAAGAAAAAGCAATGGCAGATGCAAAAATGCAATTAGGTATGGATTATATTTCATATGAAGAGTATCTAAGAATTGATATGGCAATTGCTAATGCGACAACAATCGAAGCAGTTAATGAGATTATGGGTTACAAACCAACAGAACCAACAAAACCAGAAGTAGATAAAGAATTAGAAGCAGCTAAAAATCAAGCTTTCGCAGAATTAAAAGCTATGGTTGATGAAGGTATCGTTGGCTATGAAGACGGTCTTGTGTTAATGGATAAAATTAATGATGCAAAATCAATTGATGAACTAAAATCTCTAGGCTTTTTAAATGAAACAAAACCAGAAATTGATAAAGAATTAGAAGCAGCTAAAGATCAAGCTTTTGCAGAATTGAAAGAATGGTTTAATGAAGGTTTAGTAACTTATGAGGAATCATGGGAATTAACAGGTAAAATTAATGATGCAAAATCAATTGATGAGCTAAAAGCGTTAGGTTTTTTAAATGAAGTAAAACCAGAAATTGATAAAGAATTAGAAGCGGCTAAAGATCGTGCTTTTGCAGAATTAAAAGAGTGGTTTAATGAAGGTTTAGTGACTTATGAAGAAGCTTGGGAACTGACAGGTAAAATTAACGATGCAAAATCAATTGATGAATTAAAAGCATTAGGGTTCTTAAAAGAAACTGAAGAAGTAGTAGAAAATAAGAGTACAATAACAGTTAAATATGTAGACCAAGATGGAAAAGAAATAAAAGAAGCTGACACGTTAACAAAAGAAAAAGGAACAAAACATACATTTAAAGCAGCAGAAATTTCAAGATATGAATTACAAGGTCCATCAAGTTTAGAAGTAGAATTTAGTGATGTGCCACAAACAATTACATTTACATACAAAGCAATTGAAGAAGTAAAGGAAACAGAAAGCACAGTAACAGTGAAGTATGTAGACCAAGATGGAAAAGAAATAAAAGAAGCTGACACGTTAACAAAAGAAATTGGAGCAAAACATACGTTTAAAGCAGCAGAAATTGCTGGCTATGTAGTAGAAGGCCCATCAAGCTTAGATGTAGAGTTTAGTGATTCACCACAAACAATTACATTTACTTACAAAGCTGTTGAAGAAGCAAAAGAAACAGAAAGTACAGTAACAGTGAAACATGTAGATCAAGCTGGAAAAGAAATAAAAGCAGCAGATACGTTAACAAAAGAAATTGGAACAAAACATACGTTTAAAGCAGCAGAAATTGCTGGCTATGTAGTAGAAGGCCCATCAAGTTTAGATGTAGAATTTAGTGATTCACCACAAACAATTACATTTACTTACAAATCTGTTGAAGAAGCAAAAGAAACAGAAAGTACAGTAACAGTGAAGTATGTAGACCAAGCTGGAAAAGAAATAAAAGCAGCAGATACGTTAACAAAAGAAATTGGGGCAAAACATACATTTAAGGCAGCAGAAATTGCTGGCTATGTAGTAGAAGGTCCATCAAGCTTAGATGTAGAGTTTAGTGACTCACCACAAACAATTACATTTACATACAAATCTGTTGAAGAAGCAAAAGAAAATCAAAGTACTATCACAGTTAAATATGTAGATAAATCTGGAAAAGAGATTAAAGAATCAGAAAGCTTAACAAAAGAAATTGGGACAAAACATACATTTAAAGCAGCTAAAATTAAAGGGTATAAATTAGTTAGTCCAGAATCATTAGAGTTAACGTTCTCAGACGGCCCTCAAAATGTAGAATTTGTTTATGAGAAAGATAATACTAACTCAAATAATAATAACAACAACAATAATAACTCAAATAACAATAATAACTCAAATAACAATAATAATAGCAAGGGCAAACCTGTAGCAACTACTAACAAAAAATCTTCATTACCTCAAACTGGTGAAGAAGTAAATACTGGAGCAGTTACTGGTGGATTATTATCAATGTTAACAGCTGCATTTGTATTTTTCAGAAAAAAAAGATAGGACTGTAGTACTTCATGAGATTAGAAAATCAATTAGAAAATAGAAAAAAGAAGAATACTCGACTGTTTGTTGTTGTAGCTGTCGTTATATTGGTTGTTAGTTGGTTTGGCTATCAACAATTAAATAATAAGGCTACCTCAAAAGAACCTACCACGGCTTCTATTAGTAAAAAAGAAGAAATGGAGAATTCTGGTAAAATAACTAGAGAGGCAATGAACGGTGTAGCTGGATTGTATTCTAATCTTAAAGATAATGAAGTTAGAACAGATATTAAAGATTCCGAGTTTAAAAAAGTTGAAACAGATGTTGGAAAACTTGAAGACGGGAAATTAAAAACTGAACTAACTAAACAGCTAAAAGAAGTAAAAAAAAGTATGGAAGATACTAAAAAAAATAACAATTAGAAGTTAGAGTTATTTATATTTTTAGGTTGAATGAAGGCAAATATGTTATCAAGTAAAGATAACATATTTGCTTTTTTGTGTTAATAAAAAATGCCAAAGTATCAATTAGAGATACTTTGGCATTTTTGAAAATTAAATTTCTTTTTTATGAGCTTCGAAACCTTGATTATTCCAAAAATCAGAGTTTAGTTGTGTGTTTAAGTGCATTAATGTTGTTCCAGTTTCTTGTGCTGTTTTCTCAAGTGAAAGATACAATGTTTCTGGTAAATTATTTGTTTGATAGTCTTCTGATAAAATGAACTGATGAATATAAGAACTTTGTGCAGCTGGATAATCTTCAATTAAATCAATAGCACCAATAAGTGTGTCGTTGTCAAAAATACCGTATAAGTACTTACTATCTTTTGAGCGTGGCTCAGGGATAAAAGATGTAATAGTGTCACGACTTACGGAAAAAGGTGTCAGTAATGTTTCAAGTTGCTCTAAATCGTCAGTAGTTGTTAATAGTTTAATATGGATTGTTGGAAACTTCGGGTGTGTAAAATCTTTCATGTAAGAAAACTCCTTTATAATTTATCCACCTTTATATGGATCAGTTACTTATAGAATACCTTAAAACTAAGTAAAAAAACAGACTAAAATCGAGATGTTTTTTTACTTCTAGAAGAACGGGTCATTCCTTCTGTTGGCTTATCTTCCTTTTCATCTTTGATTCGTAATTGAATCGTATAAGGCTCTTTATAGGTAATACCATCTACTTGATAAGTACCTCCTAAAACAAAGACACCTAAGGGAACCAAACTGTCAGCGTCATCTAATAATTCTATTTTAGCTACCTCTTTCATATCATTATAGCTACTACCAATAAATAGAGACTGCTTTCTGATTTTATAAAAAGGAATCAATTCGTACTTATCAATCAAGTAATCATTTTTTGATAAATCTTGTACAGTGATTACTTTTTGTTCGATTAATTCGTCGACGACCTGTTCAATAATAATATGGCTGTTTTCATTAAAAATCAAAGGTAATTTTTTACCTTGAATACCGTGAGCTGCTGTTCCTTTAATTTCCACTGTATGGTCAGCATCAAAGGTAACATCCTCAGGTACGATATCTTCAATCATATTAGTGACATCCCACTTAACTTTTTTATTTTTAAAGTAATAAACAAAGTTAAGAATAATAAAATAAGTTAGAACAATAAAAATAATTAAATAAATGGACCCCTTAAAGTAATTTTTATTTGAGAAGTAGCCTCGAACAATTCTTAAAATGTAAAGAGTTGGGAAAACACTCACGACAGTCATAATTTTATTCTGCAAGCGAGGGTTAATATTTAAATAATTCAAAAATTTACCTATATTCGTTAATAGCAATGCAATAAGAGCTTCCATTAGTTATCTCCTCCTTCAGGTGTTTTCTTAGAAGGTGTTTGATCTTGTTCAGGTGATTCATCTACCTGTGGTGCCTGACTATCTTGGTTTGGCTCTTGAGAGCTAGATGGAGTGGTAGCAGGTACTTCGACACTACTATTAGGTTTATTATCATTATTTTGATTTGTATCTTGTGTCTGCTGTGTAATAGGTTCTTTTGATTCTATAATGTCTTGTTCAGGTTTTTTTTCTGTTTTTTGTTTCTCGTTTGCTTCTTCCGTTGTAACTGTGGTTTTATTATTTGTTTTGTTTTTATCTGTTGAAGGGGTTGTTTGTTCTGTTTTTTCAGGTTTAGGGCTTTTATAATTATTGCTATCTAAAACGACGGTAGTAGCGCTAATACCTGTTGAAATACTAAGAATAGCAATTGGTTTTAAAAATGGGGCAACAATTTTCTTTTTTGACATCGATGTTCTCTCCTTTTCAGAAAATTTACCTTTAAACATTCTATCATGAAAAAGTGAAAAAACAGTGTTTTCTAAAGGAAAATTAAGAAAAAAGAAAAATATTTTGAAAAACTCAACTTGACTGAATGAAAAAAATAGATTAAATTATGAATATGTTCATGAATAAGTTCATTTTAAAAGAGGTGGAAATTTTGGGAGTAAGAGAAACTAAGAAAAAAGAATTACAAGAGAAGATTTTAAAAGCGGCTAAGGAATTATTCTTGGAAGAAGAATTTGATCAAGTAACTATGAGTAAAATAGCTAAGAGAGCAGGTGTAGGCTTAGGGACAGCTTATAATTACTATGCATCAAAAGAAGAATTGTATTTAGTAGCAGGAGGAACAGCCTATATTTTAGGAGCAGAATCAGATATAGACAGTATGCCTGATTCTGTTGAAGAATTGATTGATATAATTGTGGATGAAATGAAAAAAATGACTACTATTGAAAAAAGTTCATGGCGAGTTTCGTTGTCTTCATTAACAAAAGCAGCTGAAAAGAAACCGGCACTTTTTTTAGAATTAGTTGAGATAGATCATTTATTTATAGAAAAGGTTAAAGTAGTGATTAATAAACTACAAACTAAGGGTGATATAAAAGCAGACGTTTCTGTTTCACTGCTAGTAGAACTAATTTATGATGCTATTTTTACTAGTCTACTATTTTATTTTTATAATGAAGAAGAAACAGTGGAAGAATTATTTAATAAAATATCAGATAAATTATTAATGTTATTAAAAGCTTAGGAGAAAGGGGTTCTCAAGAGATGGATATAAAGAAAATTTTGAAAGAAAAAAAGATCATTACTAGTTTTATCTTACTAGCAATGCTTGTAGAAGTCTGGATTTTATTCACTTTTTCAGAGAGAAACTATGAACGAGTATTATTCTTTATAGCTTTGTTCATTTATCAAGTTAGATTTATCTATTTAATCTGGTTTTTAAAGCCAAATCGATTAACATTTCAAGCATCCAGTAGTCAGAAAAAACCATTTTTAATGGATTACACACTAAATTCATTATTTTTTATTGTATTTCCATTTGGATATACATTTTTACATGAAACCTTCTTCGTTAAGTGGAATTTAGGTGGTAAGTGGCAACTCTTTTTCTTTTGTTTATATATTATTGGGACGTTTATAACGATGTTTTCAGAGTATCAAAGAAAGAAAATAAAA harbors:
- a CDS encoding DUF421 domain-containing protein translates to MKEYLEIGIKLSIGLISLIFQMNLLGKSNLAPTSSLDQLQNFVLGGIIGGMIYNSQISVLQFFLVLIIWTFLVTLIKYLKENVSFVKKLIDGQPVILIKNGEVIVENCAKKGISASDLMFKLRASNVYDTRQVKRAIQEQNGQLTIILYGEELVRYPLITNGFVDEDMLETFEKDREWLDKELEKKNTELSNVYLGEYNNGNLYLSLYEKAKK
- a CDS encoding MucBP domain-containing protein, with the protein product MKKVKLTTVTLALLAGTVVAPVVSTTVRAEEANKVAQVDENKKEVEGEKTLTSEQPNTQLDQKKEEPKQDTTTPKAVEKTELEKAKEAAIADAQMLLGMNYISEEEFMRIDMGVANATTVEEVKAVVNGTTKPTKPTDPVKPAEKTELEKAKEAAMADAKMQLDMDYISYEEYMRIDMAVANATTVEAVNEIIKPAKPTEPVKPVEKTELEKAKEKAMADAKMQLGMDYISYEEYLRIDMAIANATTIEAVNEIMGYKPTEPTKPEVDKELEAAKNQAFAELKAMVDEGIVGYEDGLVLMDKINDAKSIDELKSLGFLNETKPEIDKELEAAKDQAFAELKEWFNEGLVTYEESWELTGKINDAKSIDELKALGFLNEVKPEIDKELEAAKDRAFAELKEWFNEGLVTYEEAWELTGKINDAKSIDELKALGFLKETEEVVENKSTITVKYVDQDGKEIKEADTLTKEKGTKHTFKAAEISRYELQGPSSLEVEFSDVPQTITFTYKAIEEVKETESTVTVKYVDQDGKEIKEADTLTKEIGAKHTFKAAEIAGYVVEGPSSLDVEFSDSPQTITFTYKAVEEAKETESTVTVKHVDQAGKEIKAADTLTKEIGTKHTFKAAEIAGYVVEGPSSLDVEFSDSPQTITFTYKSVEEAKETESTVTVKYVDQAGKEIKAADTLTKEIGAKHTFKAAEIAGYVVEGPSSLDVEFSDSPQTITFTYKSVEEAKENQSTITVKYVDKSGKEIKESESLTKEIGTKHTFKAAKIKGYKLVSPESLELTFSDGPQNVEFVYEKDNTNSNNNNNNNNNSNNNNNSNNNNNSKGKPVATTNKKSSLPQTGEEVNTGAVTGGLLSMLTAAFVFFRKKR
- a CDS encoding GNAT family N-acetyltransferase, whose amino-acid sequence is MKDFTHPKFPTIHIKLLTTTDDLEQLETLLTPFSVSRDTITSFIPEPRSKDSKYLYGIFDNDTLIGAIDLIEDYPAAQSSYIHQFILSEDYQTNNLPETLYLSLEKTAQETGTTLMHLNTQLNSDFWNNQGFEAHKKEI
- a CDS encoding DUF6681 family protein, yielding MEALIALLLTNIGKFLNYLNINPRLQNKIMTVVSVFPTLYILRIVRGYFSNKNYFKGSIYLIIFIVLTYFIILNFVYYFKNKKVKWDVTNMIEDIVPEDVTFDADHTVEIKGTAAHGIQGKKLPLIFNENSHIIIEQVVDELIEQKVITVQDLSKNDYLIDKYELIPFYKIRKQSLFIGSSYNDMKEVAKIELLDDADSLVPLGVFVLGGTYQVDGITYKEPYTIQLRIKDEKEDKPTEGMTRSSRSKKTSRF
- a CDS encoding TetR/AcrR family transcriptional regulator, producing the protein MGVRETKKKELQEKILKAAKELFLEEEFDQVTMSKIAKRAGVGLGTAYNYYASKEELYLVAGGTAYILGAESDIDSMPDSVEELIDIIVDEMKKMTTIEKSSWRVSLSSLTKAAEKKPALFLELVEIDHLFIEKVKVVINKLQTKGDIKADVSVSLLVELIYDAIFTSLLFYFYNEEETVEELFNKISDKLLMLLKA